From Ostrinia nubilalis chromosome 25, ilOstNubi1.1, whole genome shotgun sequence, a single genomic window includes:
- the LOC135084217 gene encoding uncharacterized protein LOC135084217 — protein MRFRYQYPTMPREAYGRVVTKAPPNVVRTPDYDEMFGMLNVPHTSGKILRYPGPSRPRGGPTFMVPPQRDRFEALKKLIRQEHVRELQRKYETEQKQELKEITAGRGGDDYAYGNYGEQEPRGLQSLQVEYPADEPNARQHNKKPQAGSRQVSQFSRYSDVMLPPVRRTFYHPYYDYITPDFVPYY, from the exons ATGAG GTTCCGATACCAGTACCCGACGATGCCCCGCGAGGCGTACGGCCGCGTCGTGACCAAGGCCCCGCCGAACGTCGTGCGCACTCCGGACTACGATGAG ATGTTTGGCATGCTGAACGTGCCTCACACCTCTGGCAAGATCCTCAGGTACCCTGGACCCTCGCGGCCTCGAGGCGGGCCCACCTTCATGGTACCTCCTCAACGAGACAG ATTCGAAGCCCTGAAGAAGCTGATCCGACAGGAGCACGTGCGTGAACTGCAGAGGAAGTACGAGACTGAACAGAAGCAGGAGCTCAAGGAGATCACGGCTGGGCGCGG AGGTGACGACTATGCGTACGGCAACTACGGCGAGCAGGAGCCCCGCGGGCTGCAGTCTCTTCAGGTGGAGTACCCGGCAGACGAGCCCAACGCCAGGCAGCATAACAA GAAGCCCCAAGCTGGAAGCCGCCAAGTCTCCCAGTTCTCTCGCTATTCTGACGTCATGCTGCCGCCAGTCCGCCGCACCTTCTACCACCCCTACTATGACTACATTACCCCCGACTTCGTCCCCTACTACTGA